The DNA sequence TAAAGTAAACGAGGCAAACAATGCTTCTTCATAATCCAACGCTTTTAATAAATTGAAAATAATCGAAAAGATGGTAAGGGTCAACGCAAAATACCATGCTCTTTTATATCCTCTGAAAAGATTGGCAGAAGTGACTAAAAGTAATACCCCCGAAATAAGCGTGATCATCTTTGAAATATGGATCAGTTCCCACGGTAAATAATTCTTCAGAATATGCAGACGGTCCGTTAGTGCAGGAGTAATTACGGAAAGGATATTGATGATACCTAGTAAAAATATCATCACTACCGGCGAAATCCGGGCAAACAGTTTTCGACCACTCCAGAGGTACGCTGCTATTCCTAAAAGTAAGGGGATCCAGAATTCGAAAAAACGGTATAGCAGGGTAATGCCTAAACTATCAGCATGTTTATATCCAAAATTAGCAAGAATGTAAGTGAGAGAGAATTCTACCGCTCCAAGGCCCCGCAGAAAAGGGGAGACGATCATTAATAAAATAGAAACCACATACGATATGGCTGCCGCTGAAAATGAAGCAGGAACTCCAAATGCATACATCGCAATCAAAAGGTGGAAGACCCCGCAAAACTCTATGACAACAGAAACTAAAACGGTAATCCAAAAGTATCTTTTATCTATTTCATTGCTGAATATTTCATCTATTGAGCTAATGAATTTTGGAAATTTTTTATCAAGGAATTGGTAAAAGGAATTTTTCTTTCGAAAAGAGATAAAAAGAAGATAACTGCCCAAAAGTATGGCAGCAAGGACTACTATTCCTACCCAGCTATCATTGAAATTTTTGTTGATGAAAACTGCGTAGGCAATCAGAGGAATCCCGACAATCATTACCGTCAGTAAACCAACAAATCCATAAATGGCACTTGCCTGGTGGATCTTTGATGATTTATAACCTTTGGTTCTGATATTCCGGGGAAGGTAAGCCAGAGAACTTACACCACCGGCGGGAAGAAAGATGCTTAAAAAATTCCGTTTTAAAAATAAACTGGTAGCATCAGATAGGCTGACGTTCAATTGAGTAGCACGAAAGCTTGTAACGTACATTAGACCCTGGAGAAGTACATAAACAAAAGTCAGTAATACCCCAACTAAGACCCATTCCAGTTTTGAATTTTGAAGTTCAGGACCAATAGTTGCCAGTTCATGTCTTTCGCTTCTGAAAAAAACGAAAGCCAGTAACAAAATAATAACTGCTACAACTTCCTTCCAGCGAACCAGTTTGAAAACTTTTGAAAATTTTACATTTTTCATATTCGTGATCTAGACTCTTTTCAAGTACTTTTTGCACCAAAAATGCCTTAAATCAAAAATAAATAAAAAATCCTTTAGCAGTCTATAGATATTTTACTTTCTTCATCGTCAACAAAACTTAGTTTTGATAGCACTTTTGACAAATACCACTCACTACAAAATTGTAACTTTTTGCGATAAAATGCTTTGGTAATGTAATTTCCGGAACTACATTTTCTATGCAGGTTACCGACATACATTTTTCACAATTAAAGTGAATGTGGTTATGAGAGTGGTCATTTTCTGTACAATGATGGCATTTAGCATAATTGACTACACCATCTACATTGACGATCTTGTGAATTTTTCCCTCTTCTTCTAAGCGGTCCAATACACGATAAGTGGTTACACGATTGCACAGATCCCCAACTTTTTCCTGAATGGCAGTATGGGATAATGCACTGTCAGAACTATTAATGATATTTAATATTTCTGTTTTGGCCTGGGTGTTTCTAACCTGTTTCATGATTTTATTGCAACTTAGTTGCGTTAATTAAATTTAATGTATACCTTTGCAACAAAGTTACGATAAGTATTTTAAACTCAAATAATCATTTATGAAATCAAAAATCTTAGATGCAGTAGGAATTTCAGCAGCGGTTTTATGTTTGATCCACTGTATTGTTTTCCCTTTATTAATCATTATTCCTTTGGGAATTTCTCATAACCCTTATGTCGACCTGGCTTTCCTGCTAATTGGTACAGTAGTGGTTTACAGACTAACAAAGAGAATTTCGAAATCGTGGTTGAAATGGTTGTTTTGGATCTCAATTCTATTGATCTCCGTCTCTGTATTCGTTGATCTGATCTTCGAAGTTCACATTCCCCTAATCTATTTTGGAGCTGCAGGATTAATAGCGGGTCATATCATTAATTTTAGACAACATCAACATTAATTTATCATGGATAAAAGACTTCCCGTAACAGTACTTAGCGGATTTCTCGGTGCTGGAAAAACAACACTGCTCAATCATATTTTACATAATAAAGAAGGTTTGAAAGTAGCAGTGATTGTAAATGATATGAGCGAGATAAATATCGATGCACGCCTGGTGGAAAATCAGAACATGCTGTCGAGAACGGAAGAAAAACTGGTTGAGATGAGTAATGGCTGCATTTGTTGCACGCTTCGCGAGGACCTGATGGTAGAAGTGGAAAAGCTGGCCCGTGAAAAACGATTTGATTACCTCTTAATTGAAAGTACAGGCATCAGCGAGCCGGTTCCTGTAGCGCAGACCTTTACGTTTATCGATGAGGAAAGTGGAATAGACCTCTCAGCATTCAGTTATATAGATACTATGGTTACCGTAGTGGATTGTTTTAATTTTTTTAAGGATTTTGGTTCCAATGAATTGTTAATGGATCGTGAACTGACCGATATGGAGGGGGATTTAAGAACGATTGTTAATCTGCTAATCGATCAGGTAGAATTTGCTAATGTTATTATACTCAACAAAACAGATCTTGTCAATGGGGAAACCATTAACTTTTTAAAGGCAACTATCCGGAAATTGAATCCTGGTGCAAAGCTCATTACTTCTGAATTTGGAAAAGTGGCTCCCAGAGAAATATTGAATACCAAATTATTTGATTTTGATGAAGCCCAACAGTCTGCGGGATGGCAAAAGGAGCTGGAAGCGGAACACCACACGGCTGAAACAGAAGAATATGGAATCGGATCATTCGTATTTAGGAATAAAAAACCCTTTCACCCCATGCGGTTCTGGAGATATATTAACGAACAGTACCCGGAGGGTGCTTTACGAGCAAAAGGTTTATTCTGGCTGGCTTCCCGTCCTCAGGATGCATTAAATTTTTCACAGGCAGGCGGTTCTTTCCGTTTGGAAAAAGCAGGAGTATGGTGGTCGAGTATGCCGATGAGTAACCGTGTACAATACGCTTCATTTCTACAAAATCAGGAATATATTGAAGGCAGATGGGATAAAAGTTGGGGAGATAGAATCAATGAATTGGTTTTTATCGGACAGGATTTGGATCAGGAAAAAATGATGAACGATCTTGAAGACTGTCTTATAACAGGTGAAGAAAAAGAAATGTTTGATGCTTCGGCAATTTTCCAGGATCCTTTTCCTCAAAATATATGATCAAATCATTAAAATTAAATTCATAAATATTTAATGCAACTTTGTTTCGTTATTGATTTTTATTCTTTATATTGCAACGTGAAATGTAAATGAAAAAATGGACAGACGTAAATTTCTTAAAGGTTCAGCTTTGCTTTCCGGATTACTTACTATTAATCCGATCGATTTACTGGCCAACCAAACGCTAGTCAATCCGAAATCCAACAAAAAGGCCAAAAATATCATCTTTATGGTAAGTGACGGAATGAGTTCCGGAACACTGGCAATGGCTAATCTCTATTCGCAGAATATCCTTGGGAAAACAGGCAATTGGATTAATCTTTACAAAGAAAATAAAGTGTCCAGAGCATTAATGGATACCGCTTCAGCAAGCTCCATTGTTACAGATTCTGCTGCCGCAAGTTCGTCTTTTGGGGGTGGATTTCGCGTGAAAAACGGAGTTTTGAACATCGGAGCAAATGGCGAGAAATATCTTCCCATCTGGCAAAAGTTTAAGAAAGCGGGTAAAAAGACAGGCTGTGTAACTACAGTAACGATTACCCATGCTACTCCTGCTGGATTTTGTGTGAACTCAGCCAGTAGAAATGCAGAACCTGAAATAGCTGAGATGTATGCTGAAATTGGTTTCGATGTAATGATGGGTGGGGGAGATGAGTTTTTTAATGCGGCAACAAGGGAGGATAAGAAGGATGTATATGCGCTGTATAAGCAGAAAGGATATCAAATTCTAAAAACACGTTCCGATCTTCAGAAGGTGGAAAACAATAAGCAGATTCTGGGTGTTTTCAATAAAGGAGCATTACCTTATTCCATCGACCGGACGAATACACCTGCATTACAAAGTACACCCACACTGGCAGAAATGGCGAAGACAGCGATTGATCAGATGAAAGATCATAAAGAAGGTTTTGTGCTTCAGATAGAAGGGGGAAAAGTAGATTGGTCTGCTCATGCCAATGATGTGGCAGCACTTATCCATGATCAGATTGCTTTTGAAGAGGCTGTAAAAGTAGCTGTAGATTTTGCAGAAAAAGATAAAAATACTTTGGTAATCATCACAACAGATCATGGAAATGCCAATCCGGGAACGATTTACGGAGCAGATGCTACTAAAAATTTCAATAGTATAGCGAATTATAAATTCACAAATGAGTATGTACTGAATGCTATTCATCCTGATTTTAATCTTCAACAAACCAAAGACTGGATCTATGAGACCAATAAAATAAGCCTGGCTGATGAAGAGGCCAAAAGCCTTTTAGGCTTTTACACCAATCTTGAAAAAGAGAGTGGATTGTATAATTATAAGAAGCTTCCGTTTAAGCTCTATTCTGATATTCAGAAAAAGCATAATTCCGTGGGTTGGATCAGTATGGATCATTCCGGAGATTATGTAGAATTAGCTATGCTTGGACCCGGAAGTGAATTACTGAAACC is a window from the Chryseobacterium sp. T16E-39 genome containing:
- a CDS encoding Fur family transcriptional regulator — protein: MKQVRNTQAKTEILNIINSSDSALSHTAIQEKVGDLCNRVTTYRVLDRLEEEGKIHKIVNVDGVVNYAKCHHCTENDHSHNHIHFNCEKCMSVTCIENVVPEITLPKHFIAKSYNFVVSGICQKCYQN
- a CDS encoding MerC domain-containing protein gives rise to the protein MKSKILDAVGISAAVLCLIHCIVFPLLIIIPLGISHNPYVDLAFLLIGTVVVYRLTKRISKSWLKWLFWISILLISVSVFVDLIFEVHIPLIYFGAAGLIAGHIINFRQHQH
- a CDS encoding GTP-binding protein, with product MDKRLPVTVLSGFLGAGKTTLLNHILHNKEGLKVAVIVNDMSEINIDARLVENQNMLSRTEEKLVEMSNGCICCTLREDLMVEVEKLAREKRFDYLLIESTGISEPVPVAQTFTFIDEESGIDLSAFSYIDTMVTVVDCFNFFKDFGSNELLMDRELTDMEGDLRTIVNLLIDQVEFANVIILNKTDLVNGETINFLKATIRKLNPGAKLITSEFGKVAPREILNTKLFDFDEAQQSAGWQKELEAEHHTAETEEYGIGSFVFRNKKPFHPMRFWRYINEQYPEGALRAKGLFWLASRPQDALNFSQAGGSFRLEKAGVWWSSMPMSNRVQYASFLQNQEYIEGRWDKSWGDRINELVFIGQDLDQEKMMNDLEDCLITGEEKEMFDASAIFQDPFPQNI
- a CDS encoding alkaline phosphatase; this encodes MDRRKFLKGSALLSGLLTINPIDLLANQTLVNPKSNKKAKNIIFMVSDGMSSGTLAMANLYSQNILGKTGNWINLYKENKVSRALMDTASASSIVTDSAAASSSFGGGFRVKNGVLNIGANGEKYLPIWQKFKKAGKKTGCVTTVTITHATPAGFCVNSASRNAEPEIAEMYAEIGFDVMMGGGDEFFNAATREDKKDVYALYKQKGYQILKTRSDLQKVENNKQILGVFNKGALPYSIDRTNTPALQSTPTLAEMAKTAIDQMKDHKEGFVLQIEGGKVDWSAHANDVAALIHDQIAFEEAVKVAVDFAEKDKNTLVIITTDHGNANPGTIYGADATKNFNSIANYKFTNEYVLNAIHPDFNLQQTKDWIYETNKISLADEEAKSLLGFYTNLEKESGLYNYKKLPFKLYSDIQKKHNSVGWISMDHSGDYVELAMLGPGSELLKPFVKNTDLHYIMLEATGLSVNADKN